In Nycticebus coucang isolate mNycCou1 chromosome 9, mNycCou1.pri, whole genome shotgun sequence, the following are encoded in one genomic region:
- the LOC128594903 gene encoding acyl-CoA-binding protein-like has protein sequence MGCRFLLLASYASSKNLCHPASKSQTEFDKAAEEVKHFKTKPADDEMLFICSHYKQATMGDVNTEQPGMLGFKGKAKCDAWNELKGTNKEDPGTNKMKADINEVEELKKKYGI, from the coding sequence ATGGGCTGTCGCTTCCTGCTCCTTGCCTCCTACGCCAGTTCCAAGAATCTTTGCCACCCTGCCAGCAAGTCTCAGACTGAGTTTGACAAAGCCGCAGAGGAGGTTAAGCACTTCAAGACCAAGCCTGCAGATGATGAGATGCTGTTCATCTGCAGCCACTACAAACAAGCGACTATGGGAGATGTGAATACAGAACAGCCTGGGATGTTGGGCTTCAAAGGCAAGGCCAAGTGCGATGCCTGGAATGAGCTGAAAGGGACTAACAAGGAAGATCCTGGGACTAACAAGATGAAAGCTGACATCAATGAAGTCGAagagctaaagaaaaaatatggaataTAA